The following DNA comes from Polycladomyces subterraneus.
CGTTCGCCGAACATCCGTATGAATCATCCGACATTGACGTTCAAACACTAACAACAGTTCTTCCTGAGTCACATCGGCGAGGGTGCGCCATTGCGGTCCATACTCCCAATGAGAAGGCCGCTTCACCGATTCTGAAATACGGGGACGTCCCAGTTTCCGGGCGATTCGCTCCAGAAACGCTTCGCGGTTGTGAATCACAACTGCTCACCTCGTTTGCGCCGATTTTCGAACCATTCACGGAAGGTTTCCCGTTTGGGGGAGGGAAGGTCACGAATTGATGTCCACGGTTGGAGCGGTCCCGGACCTTGATGGATGACGCCATCTTCCTCCCAGGGTCGAAGAGCGGTTCGTGCCAGTTTGGTTCCCCACCGGTACAGACGGGGAGATTCGGACACCATGCCGAACGCCTTCATCGCCAAACGCTCGCCGAGCGGTGATTGCCTTTCTTCTTCGGCCGTTTTTTGCCGGTGTTGGATCAACAGTTCGTGCAACGGAATTTTCACCGGACACGCTTCCGTACATGCGGCACACAAACTGGACGCGTAGGGCAGTTCCCGGTAGAGATCTTCGCCGCCCAATAATGGCGAAAGCACGGAGCCGATCGGACCGGAGTAGATGGAACCGTAGGCTTGCCCGCCAATGTGGCGGTATACGGGGCAAACGTTGAGGCAGGCGCCGCATCGGATGCATTGGAGCACGCTTTGGAATTCGGTGCCCAGGATGTCGGATCGCCCGTTGTCAACGATCACCAGGTGAAACTCTTCCGGTCCGTCCGCGTCGCCTGCCGCTTTGGGCCCGGTCAGGCAGTTGATGTAGCTGGTCAGTTTCTGGCCGACGGCGCTACGGCAGAGCAATCCCACCATCACCTCCAGCTCCTCCCAAGTGGGTACGATCCGCTCCATCCCCATCACTGCGATGTGGACGGGCGGCAGGGAGGTGACAAGCCGGCCGTTTCCTTCGTTGGTGACCAAACAGACGGTGCCCGATTCGGCGACGGCGAAGTTGCAGCCGGTGATTCCCACTTCCGCCGTCAAAAAATCGGGACGAAGTTGCTGACGGACGAACGCGGTCATCTCTTCGGGCTCAGCGGACCCCGTATATCCCAGCTTTTCCGCGAACACCTGGCGGATCCGTTCCCGGTCCTTGTGTATGGAGGGCCCCACGATGTGGGAGGGGGGATCATAATCGTCTACTTGCAGGATGTATTCTCCCAGATCCGTTTCCACCACCCGGCAACCGATCGCTTCCAGGACGGAGTTTAGGCCGATTTCTTCCGTCACCATCGACTTCGATTTGACGATGCGGCGGGCGCCTCGTTTTTGAACGACATCGCGGATGTAGGCGGTCGCTTCCTCCGCCGTTTGTGCGAAAAAGACATGGCCCCCGAGTGCATGTACCCGGTCGCTCAATTGTTCAAGGTAAAAATCCAGATATTCCAGGGTGTGACGCCGAATCTCTTCACCCAGCCGTCGCCATTCCTCCCAGTCACCCAATTCCTCAGCTGCACGCAGGCGGCTTGTCTGCATGCGTTCCTGCGCGGCACGGACCGCGTTCCGCATAAATTGATCCCGAATTCCTTTGTCCACCCGCCGGTAGAAAACGACGTCTCCAAATTGCAGGCCCATTTATCTCCCCTCCTTCTCCAGACCGGACTGCAACACCTGGGCGATGTGCATGACACGGATCGGTTTTCCCTGACGGTGAATCCGGCCACCCAAATGCATCAGACAGCCGCAATCGGCCCCGATCAGGACCTCGGCGTCCGTTTCCTCAATGTGCGATACTTTTTCATCGGCCATCTGCTGGGAGATCGGCGCCATCTTCACGGAAAAGGTACCGCCGAACCCGCAGCAGTCATGTGCGCAGGGAAGCTCGGCCAGCGACAGTCCCTTGACATGGGCCAACAGCTTCATCGGTGCATCTTTCACCCCAAGCAGGCGGGTCATGTGACAGGAACGGTGATAGGTGGCTTTGACGGGAAGTGTTGCATCGACATCCTCCACTTCCAGGATTTCTACCAAAAATTGTGTTAATTCATAACTCTTTTCCGCCAATGCACGTGCTTTTTCCTGCCACTCCCGTTCGTCCTCTCCGGAAAAGAGATGAACATACTCCTTCAACATGGCCGTGCAGGAGCCCGAAGGGGCCACCACATAATCGGCGTGGGCAAACGTCTCGATCATGTGGCGGGCGGCCTTTTTCGCCTCCCGATGATATCCGCTATTGAAGGCGGGCTGGCCGCAACAAGTTTGCGCGACGGGGAAATCCACTTCACAGCCGAGCCGTTCCAACAGCTCCACGGTGGCTCGTCCGACTTCCGGATAAAATACATCGGCCAAACACGTGATGAACAACGACACTTTCATGGGAACTCCACTCCTCTCCCTGTTCATCAGGTCATCAGATGACTTTGTGTAAACACGTGATGCAAAGAAATTTTGTGTCACTCCTGTTCCCCGATTCGGCCTGACAACAGTTGTTCCACTCCGTTGAGATGATCCACCATCCGGATGCGTGCCTGTTCGGCGTCTTGGGCTGCAATCGCATCGTATATGGCACGATGTTCACGATTCAATCGTTCGGCGATGGACAGTTCGGCGAAGAGACCTTGTTGCCGTGCTTCCTGCATGGCAGTGACGATCATTTCCGAGACGCTGTCCAGCAGGTTGATCAGTAGGTGGTTTCGTGCCGCTTTGGCGATTGCCAGATGAAAAGACCAGTCCAGTTGTTCCCCGCGGGTATGATCGTGTACATATTTTTCCATTTGGTCCAGAATGTACTGGAATCTTTCAAGGTCTTCCTCCGTCCGGCGACGGGCGGCAAACATGGCAGATCCGGTTTCCAGCAGCCGACGGATTTCAAACAGTTGGCGCACGTCTTCGGGGCTCATCAACAGGGCATGCGACAAAGTGGAGGACAATGTACGCGGATCGTACTGCCGCACGTAGGTACCTTCTCCCTGCCTCATTTCGATCAGCCCCATGGCCTTGAGGGCGCTCAGCGCCTCCCGTATCGCCGAACGGCTGACTCGAAAGGATTCGGCCAGCTGTTCGACTGAAGCCAGTTTGTCTCCGGGTTTGAGTGATCCATCCTTGATTTGTTGGATCAACTGATCCGCCACTTGTTCGTAGATCTTTTTCTTGTGAATCTGTTGATACATGGTCTCCACTCCTGATGACACCATTGGATACGCTTGAGGGCGTGTCTGATTCCCTCCTGCGTGTTATTCAGGAGGGAGAGAATTTCTGTGCGGGAATAAGGCTACCCTGCCTTCCAAGCACTGTTGAATGGCTGGCTGGGTGATAACGTTTACACTTTTGGCCGAGTGACCATTTTCCCTTTCACTGCTGTTCGGGGGAAAATGGTCACCTTTAAATCGGTCACAACTTAGCATCCGAGTGTCGGCCCTTGACTTGTCATTTATTCATCAATTGAGAACGCGACGGCGGGCCGAAATTTTGCTCCGCCGGTATGGGGTTGGTCACCTTTTCCTGGAGAATACGGTCAATGCGTGCCAGATCTTCCGCGGTCAGCTCCCATCCCATCACGCCATCCACTTCTTTCAGTTGTTCTGGACGACGGGCTCCCCACAGTGCGACCGAGACGCCCGTTTGTTGCAAAGCCCAGCGTACGGCTAACTGCGTGACGGTTTTTCCTTTTTCATCGGCCAATTTTTTCAGCTCGTCAACGGCTGACAGATACTGGCGGAAATGCTCACCTTGAAACATGGGGCTGTGATGGCGAAAGTCGTCTTTCGGGAATGTGGTGTCTGGTGTAAATTTTCCCGTCAGCAGTCCGTGTGCCAGCGTGCCCCAGGTCAGGGTACCGATTTGGTGCTCCGCGCAGTAACGGAAGGTGGTGTCAAGCTCCTCCGTCTGGAACAGATTCAATCGCGGCTGGTTACTATGTAATGGCGCTGCTTGCCGCCAAACGTCCATCTGCCCTGGTGAATAGTTGCTGACGCCGATAGCACGGATTTTGCCGTCTTGATACAATCGGTGCAATGCTTCAGCTGTTTCCTCGATTGGAACTTCAGGATCAGGCCAATGCACTTGATACAGATCGATATAATCCGTACGGAGCCGGCGCAGGCTGTCCTCCACTTCCCGGAAAACACGATCGCGGGATGAGTTGCGCCAGACCCGCCCTTCATCGTTCCATTCTAAACCGACTTTGGTGGCGATGATCACCTGATCCCGTCCGTGTTCGGCAATGGCCTCACCGACGATCTCTTCCGAGAGGCCCATTCCATATACGGGGGCGGTGTCGATCAGGTTGATCCCTTGATCCAAGGCATGGCGGATCGCCCGAACCGCTTGAGCACGATCCGTGCCTCCCCACGCCCAACCGCCGATCGCCCAAGTTCCCAGGCCGATCCGCGACACGTTTAAATCAGACGTACCGAGTCGGATATATTCCATTTCATGACCTCCCGTTACCGGATTATTTTTATTGTCTTTTATTGAACGTCCGCTCGTCAAGGATGGGAGCGCTTCCCAACCCGATATTTTCCTTTCCCTGTTTTATAGCGGGTTTGGTCGTTTTTCATCCCCCGTGATATAGTTAAAAAGGGAACAAATGTGTTCCGTTACGGAAGGAGAGGGTGGGATTGACCTTTTTGGATGTCGCTGTAGAAGCAGCTCGCCGCGCGGGTGAGTTGATCCGTGAAAAGGCATACCAAACAAAACAAGTGAAACAGAAAACGTCAGCTTCCGACTTGGTTACCGAAGTGGACCAACGTTCGGAAGAGATCATTCAGGAGATCATTTTGCGGCATTTTCCCGACCACGCCATCCTGGGAGAAGAAGGTGTGGCCGCGGGAGATAAAACCGTAGACGAAGTATGGGAAGAAAGCCGGCAACACGAATATGTCTGGATCGTGGATCCTATCGACGGTACCAGTAATTTCGTGCACGGATTTCCCTTTTTCTGCGTGTCCATCGCGTTGGCGAAAAATGGAGAAGTGATCACCGGCGTCGTGTATGATCCGATGCGGGACGAGCTGTTCACCGCGGAAAAAGGGAAGGGAGCGTATCTGAACGGAAAGCCGATCCGAGTCTCGGGTGAGGAGACACTGGCCGAAAGCATGATGGCGACGGGCTTTTCGAATGGGCAGAGAAGAGTCGAGCAGCAGTTGCGCATGCTTTTGCGGACGGCTTCGCGTTTCCGGAGCCTCCGAAACGGGGGTGCCGCCGCTTTGCATCTGGCGTATATTGCCGCAGGCAGACTGACGGGATATTGGGAGTTGGGTCTCAATCCGTGGGATCTGGCGGCGGGTGTGTTGCTGGTGAAAGAAGCGGGAGGCGAAGTGACCGACACTTGGGGCCGGCCATTTGATCTGACGGTGCGGAACATGTTGGCCACCAACGGAAAAGTGCACCGGGAAATGGTGGAGCTGTTGCAGGAATCGCTGGCTGACTTGTAACGTGACGGTTGCATACCGGGAATGCCGATAATAGGGAGGCAGATACGATGACGATCGATTGGCAGAGGGAAGTGGAATCCCGAAAAGACGAGTTGCTGGAAAAACTGAACGCGTTTTTGTCCATTGAAAGTGTTTTGGACCCGGATACTGCAGGTGAAGGTGCCCCGTTCGGCAAAGGAATCGATCAAGCGTTGACCTATATGTTGGAACTGGGGAAAGAAAACGGGTTTTCCGTCAAAAACCTGGATGGATACGCCGGACATATTGAGTACGGTGAGGGAGAAGAGATCGTCGGGATCTTGTCCCATGTGGATGTGGTGCCGGCGGGGGACGGCTGGACCACGCCGCCGTTTTCGCCCGACATTCGCGACGGCAAATTGTACGCCCGCGGTGCGATTGACGACAAGGGACCGACGATGGCCGCGTTTTTCGCTCTGAAGATCGTGAAGGAGCTGGGCCTCCCGCTGTCCAAAAAAGTGCGCCTGATCCTGGGTACCGACGAGGAAACCTATTGGCGCTGCATGGATCACTATTTCAAACATGAGCCGATGCCGGTGATGGGCTTTACACCCGATGCCGATTTCCCGTTGATCGTGGCGGAAAAAGGTTTCCTCGACATCTCCCTGCGCGGAGAAGTGCCGTCCGGCGAACCTGTTGCGGAAGGGGAAGATACTTGGACGCTTGCTTCCTTTACCGCCGGGCAACGGGTGAACATGGTGCCCGATCTGGCCAAGGCCAAATTGGTGGGCGAAGGCGATGTTTTTGGCCTGAAGGAGCAGTACCAGGAGTTTCTGCTCAGCCGCCGCATCCGGGGCTATGCCGAGGAAGCGGATGATCACCTGATGTTGGTGCTGGAGGGAGTTTCACACCACGGTTCCGAGCCGGGCAAGGGGTTGAACGCCGCGCTGGAACTGATCCGGTTCCTGAAGGAAAAAGTACAGTTGGATGCGGACGGTCAGCGCTATGTGAATTTCGCCCATCGTTATTTGGTGGACAGCTTCTTCGGTGAAAAGATGGGACTGGCGCAGTCCGATGACATTGTGGGCAAATTGACGGTCAACGCCGGTGTGTTCCAGTATGAACGGGAGCAGTCTCACTTGGTGCGGATCAACGTGCGGTACCCCATTTCCGGCGATCATGAAACGATTTTGCGGGAGATCGACGAACTGGCCCGTCCGTACGGGTTGCGTGTCGAGGATGTAGATCACAAAGCGGCCCATGCTGTGGACAAAAACCACGAGCTGGTGCGCACGCTCTCCCAGGTGTATGAGGAGCAAACCGGGCAACAAGCCGAATTGCTCGCCATCGGCGGCGGCACCTATGCCCGTGCGCTGGATGTCGGTGTGGCGTTCGGTCCGCTGTTCCCGGGTCGCGAAGAGACGGCACACCAAAAGGATGAACACATCATGGTGGACGATCTGTTGAAAGCGACGGCTATTTATGCGCAGGCGATTTACGAGTTGGCGAAGTAATCGGACCAGCGTTACCAGCGGTAGCGGTTCTACCGCTGGTTTTTTGTTGATTGGAGTGGCACCGCAAAGGCTTGTTTACCTTGGAATATATGATCGTCATGGCTGCGGTGATTCTCTTGGCCGACGTGTTGTACTCGGTGCTGAGCATCAACGATGTGGCTGGTAAAATAGGAAAAAAGTGATTCAGGTGCTGAACGGGCAGAGTAATAACACCGGCATATTGGAGAGGTAGTTTGTCAACATCGGGAACCGGCTTTGTATGATGCCGGTTCTATATTAATACAGGGCGCGTATAGAGGGCTAGGAGGCTATCGAATGTGACTTTATTTGAAGAATGTATCCATGCTTTGGGCAGGAATTGCAAAGTACTTTCGAAAAAGGAAACAAACCGTTTATTCACCGAACTTGGAGAGAAATATCCTTTTACTGATTGGGGGCGGATTGATTGGGAAAAAGTAAAGAATCGATTTTATATGGAATCCAGTGATGAAATCATAAAGTATCTCAAAAGAGAAATACCTCAATTAAATAGCATTGTATATATTATATGGGATGAAGCCAGTTGCCTGCTGTAGAAAGTGATTTGCAAACGATACTTCGAGTAATTGATGATGCTACTGCTGTGAGTTATGACACATGGCTATATTGTCCATCTGACGGGTATGTAATAGAGTTTTTCCATGAAGGAGAAATCGTTTTAGGTGTGAGGTAAATATGTTTTCGTCTTCTGGATGATGTGATAATCGCCATCAAAATTTTGGTGAACAAAGCCAAGAAACAGGGGATTTCCACTGTAGTACTAAAACGATATCTATTGGTCGGTCACGGCGGATGAAAGTGAAAATGTCACAGCACCGGAAGAACCCTCGCTGGTTTTCGTTTTAGTTGGCGATTAGGAAAGTATCATGAAAATGATCCATGGACAAAATCCTACCACCATCGTCGATTTCGAAAGGCTGGGGAATATCCTGATTTCGATTGGCGAAGCAATCTATCATTTTCAAATGCCATACTAGGGGTGTGTAAGGAGGAAATGTTTTCCTGGGTGGTGACTTACCAAGCACTCCCCCCTCAAACGGTTATTAAGTGGGTCGGGGAAGGAAAATGAACCCCCGGGACTCTGTCAACAAACTAAACCGGCATCATTCGATGCCGGTTCGCTTTTTCATGGTAAGGTTTTGTTCACCGTGTTCAGTAACGGGTCCAGTATGCCCCCAATCAATCCGTTACCCCCGTTGTTGCCATTATTCCCTTGATCGCCATGATCATCGGGAGGTTGAGATGGTTGCTCCTGTGGCGGTGGCGATTGGGAATCCGGCGGATTGCTCGGTTCGGATTGGGATGGTTGACCCGAGTCATCCCGACGGGGTTTCCGTGATGGTTGATCAGAAGATGCCGGTTCCGGAGCAGGGTTCGGTTCGTAGGCGGGTTGTTCCCTCTCATTTGTAGATGTATTTCCGTTGGTACGACCGGTATTCGGTTTCGATTGTTCATATGTAGGTGCGGTGATGGATGGTTTGTTCTCCGGTTTCATCGCAACCGCCGGCAAATGAGGAAACTGTGACGGATAGTCGGCAGAACGGGATACATGGTTTTTAGACGCATCGTTTTGGCCTGACGGATGGACAACAGGTTGTTGTTGGTCGTTAGAAGTGGGTACGGACGACGGGGTATAGGTGTAATAATCGCCAGAGATTTCTTTCAACACATGTTGTCCGACAGGCGCTTGCGCCGTTTGTGCGGGGATGAAGCCGGTCAACAGGAAGCATCCCGTTACGGTGGCAAATACCATTCTCCTCCGCTTTTTCAACTGCTTTCGACGTTCCGATCTCGTTGGCTGCATTGAACACTCCCCTCCTTTCCAACCCTATTCATCGGCCATTGTATCAAATTGCAGGCGGCTTGTCTGTACCAGCGGAAATGCAATTGGTGTCAAAGTCAGGGGATATTTGACATTCATAGAGGGAAGTTGCTTGTACTCTTGTGTTCCGATGGGATAAGCCCTCTGTTTTTTAACGATTGCGCAATAGGGGCTCAATCTTCGCTACACAGGCGTTTGATACAATTCCTTCGATCCCGGTAAACAGACATTTCCCCAAGGAGGGGGTCCCTCATGGCGAAAACGATAGAGACACTCACTCCGCTGACAGTCAAGTTGGCGGAAAATGAGGAGGAGCGGCAACAAGCCTTCCGCTTGCGTTACCGTGTGTTTGTCGAAGAAATGAAGAATGCGTTACTATGCAATCCCCAACGGTTGGAATGCGATCAGTTTGACCCGTATTGCGACCATCTGATCGTCGTGGAACCTGACCGGGGGGAAGTGATCGGTACGTATCGTTTGTTGCCGGGTGACCGGGCTCGTCGTCACTGTGGCTTTTATTCCGAGACGGAATTTGACCTTTCCGCTTTTCAAAGTGCGGCATCGGTCACCTTGGAGTTGGGGAGGAGTTGCGTCGCACCGGAATACCGCGACGGAAAAACGATTCAATATTTGTGGGCTGGTATCGCGGATTATCTGAAACGGCATAGGTTTCGGTACCTTATCGGTTGCGCCAGTTTGCCGTCAATAGAACGAGAAGATCTGAACCGGGTTTACAGTTGGCTGCATTGGAAGGGGATGTTGACCGACGAATTCGGGATTCAACCACTTCCTGACCGGAAAGTAGAAGGGTTGGAACTCATCGACATCACGGGGCAGGAGAAAGCGATCATGCGGACCATTCCTCCTCTGCTCAAAGGGTATGGTCGTTTGGGAGCCAAATTGGCGGCCCAGCCCGCATACGACCCGATCTTTGGTACCTTCGATTGGTTGGTAGTGCTGGAAACATCACACGTAATCCGACGGTATCAGCGTCACTTTTTGGAGGGGAGGTAAACGTTTGTACGAATGGATCGGCAAATTGACGAAGAGTGAACGGAGGATGCAGACGGTCTCGTATTGGTTGCGGCGGATGCCGCGTCCGTTGGTTGAATGGATGTGCCGATGGTTGGGTTTGTTGCTTTTTACGGTAGGTTTTTCGTTGAGACGGAAAATCCGGGAAAATCTGTACCAATTGTTGCCGGAACGAACTTCCAGGCAAATCCATCGCATCGCCCGACAGTATTTTGAGCACGGGGTCCTTACATTGTATGAGATTCTGGTCGATGTACCGTCCGAGTCGATCGGGAACTGCGCAAGATTTACGGTCGAAGGGGAAGAACATCTGAGACGGGTGCTGGAGAACGGAAAAGGGGCCATTTTGTTTACTCCTCATGTCGGCAATTATTTTTATTATTACTGGTACTTCTCACAACGTTATCCCTGCCTGACCGTGGTGACGGCGGGGAGTGAAGAGTTGCGCCCCCTGTATCTCCGCATGCAATCACTCGGATGCCAAGGATTGGATTATGACCATACCCCGCCGCTGACGCTTTTGCGCAAGTTGCGGCAGCATTTGCGCGAAGGTGGTGTCATTCTGCTCTTGGGGGATTTTTGGCGGCCCAATTTTCCGCGCGCGCTGATGTTCGGCAGACAAACGCGCAGTCCCAGGGGAGCGGCCCAATTGGCTTTGCAAGAGCAGGTACCGGTGATCCCCTTTTACGGATACCGTGAGCGGGGCTTATGTCATCGCATGGTGATCGAACCGCCCGTTCACCTGTACAAGTATTTCGAGTCCAATCAAACCCTGGAAGCGACCAACCGGTTGAACGGTTTTCTGGAAAGAGCGATCCGCGCCTGTCCTGAGCAATGGTTTTACTGGTTTAATGTCGATCGCCGTTTGGATTTGGTGGGCGATCGGGCTGTGGAAGATGGAGGGAGTAAAGATGAAATCGACCCGGTTTCCGTTTCTTCGTAAGAATCAACAAGTTCGTCACTCGATGATTTCAAGAACGTTTTCGACGGGCATTTTGTCGCCTTTGGCAGGCCGGGCGGGCAAAGGAGGACAGGTTTCCACTCCCGCCCTTCTCTGTATTGGGGCGTTTTCGAAGGCAACGGGAAACGGGGGAGAAAGAGAGTGAGGTGATCCATTTTACCGGGTACACCGGGGATGGATTGTCTCACTCTCTCGTTTATTCGGGAAGTGTTCAGCAAGAGAAAGGGGAGAATGTCGTTGGATACGGGAAGCCATCTGCTGTTCGGATTCACCATGGCCGGGCTGTCGTATTTGGACCCGGCGATATCCGGTGACCCTACCTTGGCCCAGGCGGTGATGGTGGGAACGGTGGTGGGTTCCAATGCGCCGGATTTTGACAGCGTGGTGCGATTGAAAGGATATTCCGCCTACATTCGTCATCACCGGGGTGTCACGCATTCGATTCCCGCTTGGTTCATCTGGCCGGCGGTGATTGGAGTTCCGTTGGCCGCTGGATATCAAGTGTGGGATCATTTTTGGACGTTGTACGGCTGGATATTGCTATCCGTCATCTTTCATGTGATCTTGGACTTGTTCAACACCTACGGTGTGCAAATCGCCCGACCATTCGTGAAAAAATGGTTTCACCTCGATATTTTGGCGATCTTTGAGCCGTTTTTGTTTGTGGTGCATCTAGGAGGGTTGTGGTGGTGGTACCAAGGAGCCGACCCGCGTCAGGTGTTTGGTTGGGTGTATGCGGCCACCGTCGGGTATATTGTTGTTCGCGCGTGGCATCATCGGCGGGTGATCGACCGAGTGTATAGGGAAACGGGTTTGGAAGGAGTTTGCCATGTATTGCCCACGTTTCACTGGTTCCATTGGCTGTTTGTCGTAGAAACGGAGGATGGATTTTATACAGGGAAAGTGTCGGGGCGTTCGGTGCGGGTGGAAGATTTCTACCCCAAGGCACAGGAGCACTCGGCAATCCGGGCGAGTATGAAAACGGACGGGGTGCGGGCGTTTCTCAGTTTTGCCCAATGGGTGCACGTCACCTGTCGCGAGTTGCAAGACGGGTACGAAGTCATATGGAGCGATGTTCGCTTTTGGTACGACAAAAAACTGCCGTTTGGCGTCAATGTCCGGCTGGACAAACACGGCAACGTGGTGTGGCAACGGTTGGGCTGGCGCAAGCGGCTGTGGGACCCACCGTTTGTGTGAGGGGGAGAGAGGGAAAGAGCCGCCCGTTTGGGGCGGCTTGCTCGATTTCTTTTCGAATTTCTTCTGACTGGAGGAAACCGTTACACATCCTCCTGCATCTTTCAATCATGTTTGTGTTCCATCCATTTGCTCCAACGTTGGAATCAGGTCAATAACCCCCGCTCAGAAGTCCCATTTTTAAACAACTGTTTGTACAATGGGGGACCGCTCCTAGCATATACTGATTTACGGGTGTTGGGGAGAGGGGAAACCCTCTCTTTTTTTGTGTGTGGATGTGACGGGACCTCAACGAGTCATGTTTTTGCGGTACCGGCGCTTCAACGCTTACTGCAATATTGTATTCTCGGCAGACGGCCAGAAAACAACCCAGCATAAAAGCTGGGCAAGCAAAATCCACAATGTGGTGTCCAATCCATTTACCAATGCATCAAAATGCTGTTCTGTCGGAAATACCGATGAAGCGAGTAGTCCCAATCAGGATAGTAAAATAAGGCTACGACGTGAATCTCTCGATCAGAAGTGTGAGCGCACGACCGCTGCAATTGTGGGTCAGTCGCTGGATAGTTGTACAGAAAAAGCTCTAACCCAAGGCAGGCGACCAACCTTAGCGCTTGGGAGTGCGGGGCTTTTTTTGTTGTTCGTTGGGGGGAGTGAGTAGCTGACGTATCTCGAGGAAAGTTTTGAACGCGGTCAGTATACCAACCACGATCTCACCAGCAGGAAGATTGTGATGACTGTGTTCAGAGCACGGCAGAAGTACGCGCTTCAGGACACCCCCGCCGCGCAAGATTAGACCATCTCTCGTAAAACGGAGGATTGATCTAAATGAAAGGTCCTCAACTAACAGGCTGACTCCCCCTCCTTGGTGAGGGGGAGTAACAGGAATTCTCACCTAACTTATGCTGATCCGCTACACCGTTTCGGGGTGAGATTTCATAACAACCACAGGAATTCCATTCAAAATCGCATTCCCGGATAGTTCGTCTACGGCTAGTTCATCAGATAGTATGTTGTAGTTGACTCCGGCATATCGATTAGCAGTTTCGAGACGGATACCTGGAAGATTATGTCCCCAGCCATGTGGAAGACTGATAACACCAGGCATCACATCTTCCGTGACCTCAACCGGAACCTGAATCTTGCCCGTGCGAGAGGTGACTACCGCTTCTTCTCCGTTGGACAGTCCCAGTCGCGCTGCATCATCGGGATGAATCCACAGTGTACAACGATTGTCTCCCTTTACTAATGTTTCTATGTTATGGAACCACGAGTTGTTGGAGCGCAAATTCCGTCTTCCCACCAAAACCATCTTCTCACTCGGAGATACCCGAAGCATTTTCCGAAGCCTCTTTACATCCT
Coding sequences within:
- a CDS encoding LutB/LldF family L-lactate oxidation iron-sulfur protein; the protein is MGLQFGDVVFYRRVDKGIRDQFMRNAVRAAQERMQTSRLRAAEELGDWEEWRRLGEEIRRHTLEYLDFYLEQLSDRVHALGGHVFFAQTAEEATAYIRDVVQKRGARRIVKSKSMVTEEIGLNSVLEAIGCRVVETDLGEYILQVDDYDPPSHIVGPSIHKDRERIRQVFAEKLGYTGSAEPEEMTAFVRQQLRPDFLTAEVGITGCNFAVAESGTVCLVTNEGNGRLVTSLPPVHIAVMGMERIVPTWEELEVMVGLLCRSAVGQKLTSYINCLTGPKAAGDADGPEEFHLVIVDNGRSDILGTEFQSVLQCIRCGACLNVCPVYRHIGGQAYGSIYSGPIGSVLSPLLGGEDLYRELPYASSLCAACTEACPVKIPLHELLIQHRQKTAEEERQSPLGERLAMKAFGMVSESPRLYRWGTKLARTALRPWEEDGVIHQGPGPLQPWTSIRDLPSPKRETFREWFENRRKRGEQL
- a CDS encoding (Fe-S)-binding protein, encoding MKVSLFITCLADVFYPEVGRATVELLERLGCEVDFPVAQTCCGQPAFNSGYHREAKKAARHMIETFAHADYVVAPSGSCTAMLKEYVHLFSGEDEREWQEKARALAEKSYELTQFLVEILEVEDVDATLPVKATYHRSCHMTRLLGVKDAPMKLLAHVKGLSLAELPCAHDCCGFGGTFSVKMAPISQQMADEKVSHIEETDAEVLIGADCGCLMHLGGRIHRQGKPIRVMHIAQVLQSGLEKEGR
- a CDS encoding FadR/GntR family transcriptional regulator, producing the protein MYQQIHKKKIYEQVADQLIQQIKDGSLKPGDKLASVEQLAESFRVSRSAIREALSALKAMGLIEMRQGEGTYVRQYDPRTLSSTLSHALLMSPEDVRQLFEIRRLLETGSAMFAARRRTEEDLERFQYILDQMEKYVHDHTRGEQLDWSFHLAIAKAARNHLLINLLDSVSEMIVTAMQEARQQGLFAELSIAERLNREHRAIYDAIAAQDAEQARIRMVDHLNGVEQLLSGRIGEQE
- a CDS encoding aldo/keto reductase: MEYIRLGTSDLNVSRIGLGTWAIGGWAWGGTDRAQAVRAIRHALDQGINLIDTAPVYGMGLSEEIVGEAIAEHGRDQVIIATKVGLEWNDEGRVWRNSSRDRVFREVEDSLRRLRTDYIDLYQVHWPDPEVPIEETAEALHRLYQDGKIRAIGVSNYSPGQMDVWRQAAPLHSNQPRLNLFQTEELDTTFRYCAEHQIGTLTWGTLAHGLLTGKFTPDTTFPKDDFRHHSPMFQGEHFRQYLSAVDELKKLADEKGKTVTQLAVRWALQQTGVSVALWGARRPEQLKEVDGVMGWELTAEDLARIDRILQEKVTNPIPAEQNFGPPSRSQLMNK
- a CDS encoding inositol monophosphatase family protein translates to MGLTFLDVAVEAARRAGELIREKAYQTKQVKQKTSASDLVTEVDQRSEEIIQEIILRHFPDHAILGEEGVAAGDKTVDEVWEESRQHEYVWIVDPIDGTSNFVHGFPFFCVSIALAKNGEVITGVVYDPMRDELFTAEKGKGAYLNGKPIRVSGEETLAESMMATGFSNGQRRVEQQLRMLLRTASRFRSLRNGGAAALHLAYIAAGRLTGYWELGLNPWDLAAGVLLVKEAGGEVTDTWGRPFDLTVRNMLATNGKVHREMVELLQESLADL
- the pepV gene encoding dipeptidase PepV; the protein is MTIDWQREVESRKDELLEKLNAFLSIESVLDPDTAGEGAPFGKGIDQALTYMLELGKENGFSVKNLDGYAGHIEYGEGEEIVGILSHVDVVPAGDGWTTPPFSPDIRDGKLYARGAIDDKGPTMAAFFALKIVKELGLPLSKKVRLILGTDEETYWRCMDHYFKHEPMPVMGFTPDADFPLIVAEKGFLDISLRGEVPSGEPVAEGEDTWTLASFTAGQRVNMVPDLAKAKLVGEGDVFGLKEQYQEFLLSRRIRGYAEEADDHLMLVLEGVSHHGSEPGKGLNAALELIRFLKEKVQLDADGQRYVNFAHRYLVDSFFGEKMGLAQSDDIVGKLTVNAGVFQYEREQSHLVRINVRYPISGDHETILREIDELARPYGLRVEDVDHKAAHAVDKNHELVRTLSQVYEEQTGQQAELLAIGGGTYARALDVGVAFGPLFPGREETAHQKDEHIMVDDLLKATAIYAQAIYELAK
- a CDS encoding GNAT family N-acetyltransferase — translated: MAKTIETLTPLTVKLAENEEERQQAFRLRYRVFVEEMKNALLCNPQRLECDQFDPYCDHLIVVEPDRGEVIGTYRLLPGDRARRHCGFYSETEFDLSAFQSAASVTLELGRSCVAPEYRDGKTIQYLWAGIADYLKRHRFRYLIGCASLPSIEREDLNRVYSWLHWKGMLTDEFGIQPLPDRKVEGLELIDITGQEKAIMRTIPPLLKGYGRLGAKLAAQPAYDPIFGTFDWLVVLETSHVIRRYQRHFLEGR